From the genome of Pseudomonas hamedanensis:
TTTGCCCGGCGCGCGGACACCAATCCACAGACAGGAGGTCTGTAGACTTGCTTCAGAGATGATTTGGTTATATTTTATACAGTTATTTCATCTTCATCATGTCATTCATCTTTTCCAATTCATCTTTTTTCAAAGTCAAAATTACCTATGACCACAGAACCGTCTAAAGCGCCTCCGCTTTACCCGAAGACCCACCTGCTTGCCGCAAGTGGAATCGCCGCCCTTCTCAGCCTGGCGCTGCTGGTATTTCCCTCTAGCGATGTCGAAGCCAAAAAGACGACTCTGAGTCTTGAGCTGGAAAGTCCTGCTGAACAACTGACACAAGACCAAGACGCTGCCGACGCAGCCCAAGCCACAAACGAACCCGCAACGTCACCGTTCGCACAAATCGAAAACAGCGACGAAAACGCCGCGCAAACCGCTGAAACCGCGCCGGCACCTGCTGCGCTTGCAGAAAAGCCGAAAGAGCCAGGCCATCGCGAAGTAGTCGTTTCCAAAGGCGATACGCTGTCCACCCTGTTTGAAAAGGTCGGCCTGCCAGCGGCGTCCGTCCATGAAGTGCTGGCAAGCGATAAGCAGGCCAAGCAATTCAGCCAGCTCAAACGCGGTCAGAAACTCGAATTCGAACTGAGCCCTGAAGGCCAGTTGACCAGCCTGCACAGCAAAGTCAGCGACGTTGAAACCATCACCCTGACCAAGAACGACAAGGGTTATTCGTTCAACCGTGTGACCGCCAAGCCAACTGTTCGCACTGCTTACGTCCACGGCGTTATCAACAGCTCGCTGTCGCAGTCCGCTGCGCGCGCCGGCCTCTCTCACAGCCTGACGATGGATATGGCCAGCGTCTTCGGCTACGACGTCGACTTCGCTCAAGACATTCGTCAGGGTGACGAATTCGATGTGATCTACGAGCAGAAAGTCATCAACGGCAAAGCAGTCGGCACCGGCCCGATCCTGTCCGCTCGCTTCACCAACCGCGGCAAGACCTACACCGCCGTTCGCTATACCAACAAACAAG
Proteins encoded in this window:
- a CDS encoding peptidoglycan DD-metalloendopeptidase family protein — protein: MTTEPSKAPPLYPKTHLLAASGIAALLSLALLVFPSSDVEAKKTTLSLELESPAEQLTQDQDAADAAQATNEPATSPFAQIENSDENAAQTAETAPAPAALAEKPKEPGHREVVVSKGDTLSTLFEKVGLPAASVHEVLASDKQAKQFSQLKRGQKLEFELSPEGQLTSLHSKVSDVETITLTKNDKGYSFNRVTAKPTVRTAYVHGVINSSLSQSAARAGLSHSLTMDMASVFGYDVDFAQDIRQGDEFDVIYEQKVINGKAVGTGPILSARFTNRGKTYTAVRYTNKQGNSSYYTADGNSMRKAFIRTPVDFARISSKFSMGRKHPILNKIRAHKGVDYAAPRGTPIKAAGDGKVLLAGRRGGYGNTVIIQHGNTYRTLYGHMQGFAKGVKTGGTVKQGQVIGYIGTTGLSTGPHLHYEFQVNGVHVDPLGQKLPMADPIAKSERARFLAQSQPLMARMDQEKATLLASSKR